Proteins encoded in a region of the Sphingomonas sp. OV641 genome:
- a CDS encoding SDR family NAD(P)-dependent oxidoreductase codes for MSAKSERGLEGRVALVTGGGRGIGREIALRLARDGADVAVNYRRDADAAEEVVREIEGLGRRAKAYAASVDRFEDCEKLVDAVVADFGGIDILVNNAGIASRGQSVADTDPVEFERVMRTHCFAPHYMSKLVLPSMRQRAKEKGRGDIIMISSVATLYHAPNGAPYSMGKAASEALALVLSKEERANNIRTNIVAPGLTVTDMGERLAKATRGVADIHDLAAGSPFGRVSTPADVAAAVAYFVSADGEYANGQKINLHGGG; via the coding sequence ATGAGTGCCAAGAGCGAGAGGGGACTTGAGGGGCGCGTTGCACTGGTAACCGGCGGCGGCCGCGGCATCGGCCGCGAGATCGCGCTTCGCCTCGCGCGCGACGGCGCGGACGTGGCGGTCAACTACCGCCGTGACGCCGACGCCGCCGAGGAAGTCGTGCGCGAGATCGAAGGGCTCGGTCGCCGCGCGAAGGCCTATGCCGCCTCGGTCGACCGCTTCGAGGATTGCGAGAAGCTGGTCGATGCGGTCGTCGCCGATTTCGGCGGCATCGACATCCTCGTCAACAACGCCGGTATCGCCAGCCGTGGCCAGAGCGTCGCGGACACCGATCCGGTCGAGTTCGAGCGGGTCATGCGCACCCACTGCTTCGCGCCGCACTATATGTCGAAGCTCGTCCTCCCCTCGATGCGCCAGCGCGCCAAGGAGAAGGGGCGCGGCGACATCATCATGATCTCCAGCGTCGCGACGCTTTATCATGCCCCGAACGGCGCACCTTATTCGATGGGCAAGGCCGCGTCGGAGGCGCTCGCGCTGGTCCTGTCGAAGGAGGAGCGCGCGAACAACATCCGCACCAATATCGTCGCCCCGGGCCTTACCGTCACCGACATGGGTGAACGGCTGGCAAAGGCGACCCGCGGCGTCGCCGACATTCACGATCTCGCCGCCGGCTCGCCCTTCGGCCGCGTCTCCACGCCGGCAGACGTGGCGGCAGCGGTCGCCTATTTTGTCTCGGCGGACGGTGAATATGCCAACGGGCAGAAGATCAACCTGCACGGAGGCGGCTAA
- a CDS encoding sulfite exporter TauE/SafE family protein has protein sequence MLDLTSISLVAIAGLVGGAMNALAGGGSFATMPALLAIGQPANIANATSNFALLPGAGMSSWAFRKELAPVGGVSLRVLAGVTFVAGLVGSLLLVVTPSRTFDVIVPWLVLYAFVVLAFGKRASAWLSRRVTIGSGTLIAVQALLGVYGGYFGGGVGLMITATYGLLAGVHPRAMFAPRTLMLTVANTAAAIIFIGFGMIAWAACIPMLLGGLIGGWAGAHIGKRLPPGAVRVWTLLVSGGTTIVFFWRAYG, from the coding sequence GTGCTTGATCTTACCTCAATATCGCTCGTCGCCATCGCCGGTCTGGTAGGGGGCGCGATGAATGCGCTTGCCGGAGGCGGTTCCTTTGCCACCATGCCGGCCCTGCTCGCCATCGGGCAGCCGGCGAATATCGCCAATGCGACCTCGAATTTCGCGCTGCTGCCCGGTGCGGGGATGAGCAGTTGGGCGTTCCGCAAGGAGCTGGCGCCGGTCGGGGGCGTGAGCCTGCGCGTGCTGGCCGGGGTGACATTCGTCGCCGGGCTGGTCGGCAGCCTGCTGCTGGTGGTGACGCCGAGCCGGACCTTCGACGTGATCGTGCCGTGGCTGGTGCTGTACGCCTTTGTCGTGCTGGCGTTCGGCAAGCGTGCCTCCGCCTGGCTTTCCCGCCGCGTGACGATCGGTTCAGGCACGTTGATCGCGGTGCAGGCGCTGCTGGGCGTTTATGGCGGCTATTTCGGCGGCGGGGTCGGGCTGATGATCACGGCCACTTATGGCTTGTTGGCCGGCGTACACCCACGCGCGATGTTCGCGCCGCGGACCTTGATGCTGACCGTCGCCAACACGGCGGCGGCGATCATCTTCATCGGCTTTGGCATGATCGCCTGGGCCGCATGCATCCCGATGCTGCTGGGCGGGCTGATCGGCGGCTGGGCAGGGGCGCATATCGGCAAGCGCCTGCCACCGGGCGCGGTGCGCGTGTGGACGCTTCTGGTATCGGGCGGGACCACCATCGTCTTCTTCTGGCGGGCTTATGGATAA
- a CDS encoding enoyl-CoA hydratase/isomerase family protein — translation MSGRGTVEYEMISVERRGEVDWVTMNRPHVLNALNDRHVEELNHYFGALHKDRDCRVVVLKGAGRAYCAGLDLQEGGRSEFDTIDRLAHQRSIAEIVMKMRYCPQPIISLVHGPACGGGFAMALASDIRIAGESVRMNAAFIRIGLSACDIGVSYFLPRLVGASVAAEFMLTGNFITADRALSTGLVSRVVPDDQMEEAAAPLIEQMLTTSPMGLRLTKECLRMSIDAPSLEAAVAMEDRNQILCATAPDFGEGIKAFFEKRRPDYSKKSKEQAA, via the coding sequence ATGAGTGGGAGAGGCACCGTGGAATATGAGATGATCTCGGTCGAGCGCCGGGGCGAAGTCGACTGGGTGACGATGAACCGCCCGCACGTCCTGAACGCGCTGAACGACCGGCACGTCGAGGAGCTGAACCATTATTTCGGCGCGCTGCACAAGGATCGCGACTGCCGGGTCGTGGTGCTGAAGGGCGCTGGCCGCGCCTATTGCGCTGGGCTCGATCTGCAGGAGGGCGGCCGCTCCGAATTCGACACGATCGACCGGCTCGCCCACCAGCGCTCGATCGCAGAGATCGTGATGAAGATGCGCTATTGCCCTCAGCCGATCATCAGCCTGGTCCATGGCCCGGCATGCGGCGGCGGCTTTGCCATGGCGCTGGCCTCGGACATCCGCATCGCTGGCGAATCGGTCCGCATGAACGCTGCCTTCATCCGCATCGGGCTTTCCGCGTGCGACATCGGCGTCAGCTACTTCCTGCCCCGCCTCGTCGGCGCCAGCGTGGCGGCGGAGTTCATGCTGACCGGCAATTTCATCACCGCCGACCGTGCGCTCTCCACCGGCCTCGTCAGCCGCGTCGTGCCCGACGATCAGATGGAGGAAGCCGCCGCGCCGCTGATCGAGCAGATGCTCACCACGTCGCCGATGGGCCTTCGGCTCACCAAGGAATGCCTGCGCATGTCGATCGACGCGCCGAGCCTCGAGGCGGCCGTGGCAATGGAGGATCGCAACCAGATCCTGTGCGCCACCGCCCCGGATTTCGGCGAGGGCATCAAGGCGTTCTTCGAGAAGCGCCGCCCGGATTACAGCAAGAAGAGCAAGGAGCAGGCTGCATGA
- a CDS encoding cyclopropane-fatty-acyl-phospholipid synthase family protein, protein MALIDLFLSRAVKRGTLTLHRPKAATRTFGTPDPAFPDVTIRFADNGVALAIARNPALGAGECYMDGRLIVEQGDIRDLVELLKRNDAWEKGQKNLQPGLAARTFNAVKYRADRINMERRSKRNVAHHYDLSGRLYDLFLDRDKQYSCAYFTDPGNSLEQAQEDKKAHIAAKLAPKPGMRVLDIGCGWGGMALYLHKHFDVDVLGVTLSEEQLKVARDRAAEAGVADRVKFELIDYRRVEGSFDRIVSVGMFEHVGPPQYRTFFRKCRELLADDGVMLLHTIGRMGGPGITDDWTAKYIFPGGYNPALSEIVTAYEGLKLFPTDIEVLRVHYAYTLDHWYDRTMAAKDAIVALYDERFFRMWTFYLAGAAAAFRNGGLCNYQVQLTKGRYAVPLTRDYMIEGERALREG, encoded by the coding sequence ATGGCATTGATCGACTTGTTTCTCTCCCGCGCGGTCAAGCGGGGCACGCTCACGCTACACCGGCCCAAGGCAGCCACCCGCACCTTCGGCACGCCCGATCCCGCCTTTCCCGATGTGACGATCCGCTTTGCCGACAATGGTGTGGCGCTGGCGATCGCGCGCAACCCGGCGCTTGGCGCGGGCGAATGCTACATGGACGGCCGCCTGATCGTCGAGCAGGGCGACATCCGCGATCTGGTCGAACTGCTGAAGCGGAACGACGCATGGGAGAAGGGGCAGAAGAACCTGCAACCCGGCCTCGCCGCGCGCACGTTCAACGCGGTGAAATATCGCGCCGACCGGATCAACATGGAGCGTCGCTCCAAGCGCAACGTGGCGCATCATTACGACCTGTCGGGGCGGCTGTACGACCTCTTCCTCGATCGCGACAAGCAATATAGCTGCGCCTATTTCACCGATCCGGGCAACAGCCTGGAGCAGGCGCAAGAGGACAAGAAGGCGCATATCGCCGCAAAGCTGGCGCCGAAGCCGGGGATGCGCGTGCTCGACATCGGCTGCGGCTGGGGTGGCATGGCGCTGTACCTCCACAAGCATTTCGACGTCGACGTGCTGGGCGTGACACTATCCGAGGAGCAGCTGAAAGTGGCGCGCGATCGCGCCGCGGAGGCGGGCGTGGCGGACCGGGTGAAGTTCGAGCTGATCGATTACCGCCGGGTCGAGGGAAGTTTCGACCGGATCGTCTCGGTGGGCATGTTCGAGCATGTCGGCCCACCGCAATATCGCACCTTTTTCCGCAAATGCCGTGAGCTGCTGGCCGACGATGGCGTGATGCTGCTGCACACGATCGGGCGGATGGGCGGCCCCGGAATCACCGACGACTGGACCGCGAAATATATCTTCCCCGGCGGCTACAATCCCGCGCTGAGCGAGATCGTGACGGCTTACGAAGGGCTGAAGCTGTTTCCCACCGACATCGAGGTGCTGCGCGTCCATTACGCCTATACGCTCGATCATTGGTACGACCGGACGATGGCGGCGAAGGACGCGATCGTCGCGCTTTACGATGAGCGGTTCTTCCGCATGTGGACCTTCTACCTCGCCGGCGCGGCGGCGGCGTTCCGCAACGGGGGGCTGTGCAATTACCAGGTGCAGCTGACCAAGGGGCGTTATGCCGTGCCGCTGACGCGCGATTATATGATCGAGGGTGAGCGGGCGCTGCGCGAGGGTTGA
- a CDS encoding class I mannose-6-phosphate isomerase, with translation MTATLLATKRVEKPWGRHKLYPGFPDPSPEGEPIGEVWFQSPHPEEPEMLIKYLFTSEKLSVQDHPSDEEAQKRGLPRGKDECWLILDAEPDSTIAIGPKQKMTADELRASALDGSIEDKLDWKPVKPGDFYYSHSGVVHAIGAGLTLIEVQQNSDTTYRLYDYGRPRELHLDDGIAVADLEPYVAPLRPGTVEPGRTILVEGPKFVLERWNGGKRQINLPEGKPGWLVPIRGEGVVGGVAWRAGECVLVTGPELLHASEDADLLFAYTGTARL, from the coding sequence ATGACTGCAACCTTGCTGGCCACCAAGCGCGTCGAAAAGCCGTGGGGCAGACACAAATTATACCCCGGCTTTCCCGACCCGTCGCCCGAAGGCGAGCCGATCGGGGAGGTGTGGTTCCAGTCGCCGCATCCCGAAGAGCCGGAGATGCTGATCAAATATCTGTTCACCAGCGAAAAACTGTCGGTGCAGGATCATCCGTCCGACGAGGAGGCGCAGAAGCGTGGCCTGCCGCGCGGCAAGGACGAATGCTGGCTGATCCTGGATGCGGAGCCGGATTCGACCATCGCGATCGGCCCGAAGCAGAAAATGACGGCGGATGAACTGCGGGCCAGCGCGCTCGACGGATCGATCGAGGACAAGCTCGACTGGAAGCCGGTGAAGCCGGGCGATTTCTATTATTCGCATTCCGGGGTGGTGCATGCGATCGGCGCCGGGCTGACGCTGATCGAAGTGCAGCAGAATTCGGACACGACCTACCGCCTCTATGATTATGGCCGGCCACGCGAGCTGCATCTGGATGACGGCATCGCGGTGGCGGATCTTGAACCGTATGTCGCGCCGCTTCGGCCCGGCACGGTGGAGCCGGGGCGGACGATCCTGGTGGAAGGGCCCAAGTTCGTTCTCGAACGCTGGAACGGCGGCAAGCGCCAGATCAACCTGCCCGAGGGGAAGCCCGGCTGGCTGGTGCCGATCCGCGGCGAAGGCGTAGTCGGCGGCGTGGCCTGGCGCGCGGGCGAATGCGTGCTGGTGACGGGGCCTGAGCTGCTCCACGCCTCCGAAGATGCCGATCTGCTGTTTGCCTATACGGGAACGGCGCGGCTCTGA
- a CDS encoding molybdopterin-dependent oxidoreductase — MILGRRGVIAGGAATLLAGCDKVIEHPGARRILFMGEDMHRGLQRALVNRNALAPEYAPEERSPFFRPNGTRDPGTADYAALRTGRFADWRLRIDGLVARPLALSLRDLGAFPQRAQITRHDCVEGWSAIGKWQGPKLGDVLKAAGVRDAARYIVFTCADYYGGAPYYESVDLVDAFHPQTILAWALNDRFLPVMNGAPCRLRVERQLGYKHAKYLMRATAVASLAGIGKGRGGYWEDNVDYDWYAGI, encoded by the coding sequence GTGATCCTGGGACGACGCGGCGTGATCGCCGGGGGCGCCGCGACGCTTCTGGCGGGATGCGACAAGGTGATCGAGCACCCCGGCGCGCGGCGCATCCTGTTCATGGGCGAGGACATGCATCGCGGGCTGCAGCGCGCGCTGGTGAACCGCAACGCCCTGGCGCCGGAATATGCGCCCGAGGAGCGATCGCCCTTCTTCCGGCCGAACGGGACGCGCGATCCGGGGACGGCGGACTATGCCGCGCTGCGGACGGGCAGGTTTGCGGACTGGCGGCTTCGGATCGATGGGCTGGTGGCTCGGCCGCTGGCGCTGAGCCTCCGTGACCTTGGCGCCTTTCCGCAGCGCGCGCAGATCACGCGGCACGATTGCGTCGAGGGATGGAGCGCGATTGGCAAGTGGCAGGGGCCGAAGCTGGGCGATGTGCTGAAGGCGGCCGGGGTGCGCGACGCGGCCCGCTACATCGTCTTCACCTGCGCGGACTATTATGGCGGCGCGCCTTATTATGAGTCGGTCGACCTGGTGGACGCCTTTCACCCGCAGACGATCCTTGCCTGGGCGCTGAACGACCGGTTCCTGCCGGTGATGAACGGTGCGCCCTGCCGCCTGCGGGTGGAGCGGCAGCTGGGCTACAAACATGCCAAATATCTGATGCGCGCGACCGCGGTGGCGAGCCTGGCCGGAATCGGCAAGGGACGGGGCGGCTATTGGGAGGACAATGTCGATTACGATTGGTATGCCGGCATCTGA
- a CDS encoding acyl-CoA dehydrogenase family protein, translating into MNFDYSDDQKMLKEEARKFLSAKCDAKVVRGVLDNDDRAYDEALWKGVAEQGWLGAAIPEEFGGLGLGHVELCALAEELGRACAPIPFASTVYFVAEALMKFGSQEQKAKWLPKIAAGEVIGAFATSEGKGPVAARSIGTTVSSGKLSGEKIPVTDGDVADLIVVLAKDGLYLVEKGEGVSAEVLTTLDPTRSAAKLTFTNAPAEKLGSEDGIAAMQAVFDRAAVLLAFEQVGGADKSLEMAKAYAFERQAFGRAIAGYQAIKHKLADMYVKNEIARSNAYFGAWALNTDAGELPLAAATARVAASEAFWFASKENIQTHGGIGFTWEADPQLYYRRSRQLSLVAGAPATWRERLVSQLEMKNAA; encoded by the coding sequence ATGAACTTCGATTATTCCGACGACCAGAAGATGCTGAAGGAAGAGGCGCGCAAGTTCCTCTCCGCCAAATGCGACGCCAAGGTGGTGCGCGGCGTGCTCGACAATGACGATCGCGCATATGACGAGGCGTTGTGGAAGGGCGTGGCCGAACAGGGCTGGCTGGGCGCCGCGATCCCCGAGGAATTCGGCGGACTTGGTCTGGGCCATGTCGAGCTGTGCGCGCTGGCGGAGGAATTGGGCCGCGCCTGCGCGCCGATCCCCTTCGCCTCGACCGTGTATTTCGTCGCCGAGGCGCTGATGAAATTCGGCTCGCAGGAGCAGAAGGCCAAGTGGCTGCCCAAGATCGCTGCGGGCGAAGTGATCGGCGCCTTTGCCACCAGCGAGGGCAAGGGACCGGTGGCGGCGCGCTCGATCGGGACGACCGTGTCGAGCGGCAAGCTTTCGGGCGAGAAGATCCCGGTAACGGACGGCGACGTTGCCGACCTTATCGTCGTGCTGGCCAAGGACGGGCTGTACCTGGTCGAAAAGGGCGAGGGCGTTTCGGCCGAGGTGCTGACGACGCTGGATCCGACGCGATCGGCGGCGAAGCTGACCTTCACCAACGCGCCGGCCGAGAAGCTGGGCAGTGAGGACGGTATCGCCGCGATGCAGGCGGTGTTCGACCGGGCAGCGGTGCTGCTGGCGTTCGAACAGGTCGGCGGCGCGGACAAGAGCCTGGAGATGGCCAAGGCCTATGCCTTTGAGCGGCAGGCGTTCGGCCGCGCCATCGCGGGCTATCAGGCAATCAAGCACAAGCTGGCCGACATGTATGTGAAGAACGAGATCGCCCGGTCCAACGCTTATTTCGGCGCCTGGGCGCTCAACACCGATGCGGGCGAGCTGCCGCTGGCGGCGGCCACCGCGCGCGTTGCGGCGAGCGAGGCGTTCTGGTTCGCGTCCAAGGAAAACATCCAGACGCACGGCGGCATCGGCTTCACCTGGGAAGCGGACCCGCAGCTCTACTACCGCCGCTCGCGGCAGCTTTCGCTGGTGGCGGGTGCGCCCGCGACGTGGCGCGAGCGGCTGGTGAGCCAGCTCGAGATGAAGAACGCGGCCTAA
- a CDS encoding SDR family NAD(P)-dependent oxidoreductase: MKLGPDIAAVITGGASGLGLATAKALRAHGVKVALFDKNAEIGPGVAEEIGAVFCEVDVMDQASVDAGFAKARAANGQERALVNCAGGGFGGPNKTVARSKEDGSIVPYPIENFQKTLELNLVGSFRCIVGSVAGMMTLDPTEDGDRGAIVNTASVAGEEGQMGQVAYASAKAGVIGMTLNVARDLSSEGVRCNTILPGIFDTPLLARAKPQVKAALSAMVPFPKRLGAAEEYAALAVEMLRNGYFNGEDVRLDGAIRMQPR; the protein is encoded by the coding sequence GTGAAGCTCGGACCGGATATTGCTGCCGTTATTACCGGAGGTGCCTCAGGGCTGGGGCTGGCCACCGCCAAGGCGCTGCGCGCGCATGGCGTGAAGGTCGCGTTGTTCGACAAGAATGCCGAGATCGGCCCCGGGGTCGCCGAGGAGATCGGCGCGGTGTTCTGCGAGGTCGACGTGATGGACCAGGCGTCGGTCGATGCGGGCTTCGCCAAGGCGCGCGCCGCCAACGGGCAGGAGCGCGCGCTGGTGAACTGTGCCGGCGGCGGCTTCGGCGGGCCGAACAAGACGGTGGCGCGATCCAAGGAAGACGGATCGATCGTTCCGTATCCGATCGAGAATTTCCAGAAGACGCTCGAGCTGAACCTTGTTGGCTCATTCCGCTGCATCGTGGGGTCCGTCGCGGGCATGATGACGCTGGACCCGACTGAGGACGGCGACCGCGGAGCGATCGTCAACACCGCCAGCGTCGCGGGCGAGGAAGGGCAGATGGGGCAGGTCGCCTATGCGTCCGCCAAGGCGGGCGTGATCGGCATGACGCTGAACGTCGCGCGCGACCTGTCGAGCGAGGGCGTGCGCTGCAACACGATCCTGCCAGGCATCTTCGACACGCCGCTGCTGGCGCGCGCGAAACCGCAGGTGAAGGCCGCGCTGTCCGCCATGGTGCCGTTCCCCAAGCGGCTCGGCGCGGCGGAGGAATATGCCGCACTGGCGGTGGAAATGCTGCGCAACGGCTATTTCAACGGCGAGGACGTGCGGCTGGACGGCGCGATCCGGATGCAGCCGCGGTGA
- the bamD gene encoding outer membrane protein assembly factor BamD produces the protein MRNIPSRPLVALLLAAMALPIAGCARNRTGGDLPYVARDVGTLYSAARQKLDQRQYKVAAALFDEVERQHPYSIWARRAQLMGAFSNYLARNYTEAIQGAQRFLSVHPGNRDAPYAYYLIAMSYYEQVNDVTRDQKITAQAQDALGELTRRYPNTRYAADARLKIDLVRDHLAGKEMEIGRFYERRGQWLAATLRFRRVVDEYQTTTHTPEALMRLTETYLALGVREEAKRAASVLGANYPETWWYQRAFDLLGENPAQTVRPLAPGEQVIPQATVPKPETPIRKEVEVLPVDSAPTPRAESPGAPTPATPSGGAGATPAGNNPSTATPTGVQPGAPPTSSSDVPQDQ, from the coding sequence ATGCGTAACATTCCGTCTCGCCCACTCGTCGCCCTGCTGCTCGCGGCCATGGCCCTGCCGATCGCCGGTTGCGCCCGTAACCGCACCGGTGGCGACCTTCCCTATGTCGCGCGCGATGTGGGCACGCTGTACAGCGCCGCTCGGCAAAAGCTTGACCAGCGCCAGTATAAGGTTGCCGCCGCGTTGTTCGACGAGGTGGAGCGCCAGCATCCTTATTCCATCTGGGCGCGCCGCGCGCAGCTGATGGGGGCGTTCAGCAACTATCTGGCGCGCAACTATACCGAGGCAATCCAGGGTGCGCAGCGGTTCCTGTCGGTTCACCCCGGCAATCGCGATGCGCCTTATGCTTATTACCTCATCGCGATGAGCTATTACGAGCAGGTCAACGACGTTACGCGCGATCAGAAGATCACGGCGCAGGCGCAGGACGCATTGGGTGAGCTCACCCGCCGCTATCCCAACACCCGCTACGCCGCCGATGCCCGGCTGAAGATTGACCTCGTGCGCGATCACCTTGCCGGCAAGGAAATGGAGATCGGCCGCTTCTACGAGCGTCGCGGCCAGTGGCTTGCCGCCACCCTGCGCTTCCGCCGCGTGGTCGACGAATATCAGACGACGACGCACACGCCCGAGGCGCTGATGCGCCTGACCGAGACTTATCTGGCGCTCGGCGTGCGTGAAGAGGCGAAGCGGGCGGCGTCCGTGCTTGGTGCCAATTATCCGGAGACCTGGTGGTACCAGCGCGCCTTTGATCTCCTGGGCGAGAACCCGGCGCAGACGGTTCGCCCGCTTGCTCCCGGGGAGCAGGTGATCCCGCAGGCCACGGTGCCCAAGCCGGAAACGCCGATTCGCAAGGAAGTGGAGGTGCTGCCGGTCGACAGCGCGCCGACGCCGCGCGCGGAATCGCCCGGTGCTCCCACCCCGGCCACGCCGTCGGGCGGCGCCGGTGCCACGCCGGCCGGCAACAATCCGTCCACCGCCACGCCCACCGGCGTTCAGCCCGGCGCGCCGCCGACGTCGTCGAGCGACGTGCCGCAAGATCAGTGA
- a CDS encoding acyl-CoA dehydrogenase family protein, whose amino-acid sequence MDFNDSPEEAEYRATARAWLEKNSAEHKAMNHADDMAAGKAWQKRKAEAGYAQITWPKEWGGAGGTPIQSVIFGQEEAKFPVQYGYFTIGLGMCVPTVMAFANDETKKRFVGPALRGEEIWSQLFSEPAGGSDVAAIRTRAVRDGDDWVVNGQKVWTSGAHYSDYGIVLVRTNPDVPKHKGLTMFWLDLKSPGVEIRPIHQMSGGSNFNEVYFTDVRIPDSQRLGAVDDGWKVALVTLMNERLAVGGASGASPKEILALAKDLDAADGPLVKDSAFRQRLADWYVQSEGLKNTRMRTMTALSRGQTPGPESSIGKIIAANVLQDLGNAAIEAEDQYGIINDPALLPLKGLFQASVMSAPGLRIAGGTDEILKNIIAERVLGLPGEIRTDKDAAFKDLAG is encoded by the coding sequence ATGGACTTCAACGATTCCCCCGAAGAAGCCGAATATCGCGCCACGGCGCGCGCCTGGCTTGAGAAGAATTCCGCCGAGCACAAGGCGATGAACCACGCGGATGACATGGCCGCCGGCAAGGCGTGGCAGAAGCGCAAGGCCGAGGCCGGCTATGCGCAGATCACCTGGCCCAAGGAATGGGGGGGGGCCGGCGGCACGCCGATACAGTCGGTGATCTTCGGCCAGGAAGAGGCCAAGTTCCCGGTGCAATATGGCTATTTCACCATTGGTCTTGGCATGTGCGTGCCGACGGTGATGGCCTTTGCGAACGACGAGACGAAGAAGCGCTTCGTCGGTCCCGCGCTGCGCGGCGAGGAGATCTGGTCGCAGCTGTTCTCCGAACCCGCCGGCGGCTCGGACGTGGCGGCGATCCGCACCCGCGCGGTGCGTGACGGCGACGATTGGGTGGTGAACGGCCAGAAGGTGTGGACCTCGGGCGCGCATTATTCCGACTATGGCATTGTGCTGGTGCGGACGAACCCGGACGTGCCCAAGCACAAGGGCCTGACAATGTTCTGGCTCGACCTGAAATCGCCGGGCGTCGAGATCCGGCCGATCCACCAGATGTCGGGCGGCTCGAACTTCAACGAAGTCTATTTCACCGACGTGCGCATCCCGGATTCGCAGCGGCTCGGCGCGGTGGACGATGGCTGGAAGGTCGCGCTGGTCACATTGATGAACGAGCGTCTCGCGGTTGGCGGGGCGAGCGGCGCCAGCCCCAAGGAGATCCTTGCGCTGGCCAAGGACCTGGACGCGGCGGACGGTCCGCTGGTGAAGGACAGCGCGTTTCGCCAGCGGCTCGCCGACTGGTACGTCCAGTCCGAGGGGCTCAAGAACACCCGTATGCGCACCATGACGGCGCTGAGCCGCGGGCAGACGCCGGGGCCGGAAAGCTCGATCGGCAAGATCATCGCGGCGAACGTGCTGCAGGATTTGGGTAATGCTGCGATCGAGGCGGAGGATCAATATGGGATTATCAACGATCCGGCGTTGCTGCCGCTGAAGGGGCTGTTCCAGGCGTCGGTGATGAGCGCGCCGGGGCTGCGCATCGCCGGCGGCACGGACGAAATCCTGAAGAACATCATCGCCGAGCGCGTGCTTGGCCTACCGGGCGAGATCCGGACGGACAAGGATGCGGCGTTCAAGGACCTGGCCGGCTGA
- a CDS encoding cytochrome b/b6 domain-containing protein: MPAVFRHRFTTRLWHWINAVAIIILIGSGLGISNAHPRLYWGSYGANFDPAWLELPRFPAWLTIPASYNLAISRRWHLFFALVLGFGLLAYMVVSLLNRHFARDLRVRRRELSRVHLLADLRAHLSLRFHDPAHPTAYNIFQKLSYVAVIFVLLPLVILSGIALSPGMNAGFPWLLDLFGGRQSARSIHFLCMVGLALFTLVHLTLVILAGAINETRSMITGWWRVPEEPKP, from the coding sequence ATGCCAGCTGTTTTCCGACATCGCTTCACGACCCGCTTGTGGCACTGGATCAACGCGGTCGCGATCATCATCCTGATCGGATCGGGGCTGGGCATCTCCAACGCGCATCCGCGCCTCTATTGGGGCAGTTATGGCGCGAACTTCGATCCGGCCTGGCTGGAGCTGCCGCGCTTTCCGGCGTGGCTGACCATCCCCGCCAGCTACAATCTGGCGATCTCGCGGCGCTGGCACCTGTTCTTCGCGCTGGTGCTCGGCTTCGGGCTGCTGGCGTATATGGTCGTGAGCCTGCTCAACCGGCATTTCGCCCGCGACCTGCGGGTGCGGCGGCGCGAGCTTTCGCGCGTTCATTTGCTGGCGGACCTGCGCGCGCACCTTTCGCTGCGTTTCCACGATCCGGCGCATCCGACCGCGTACAATATCTTTCAGAAGCTGTCCTATGTGGCGGTGATCTTCGTGCTGCTGCCGCTGGTGATCCTGAGCGGGATCGCGCTTTCGCCAGGAATGAATGCGGGCTTTCCGTGGCTGCTCGACCTGTTCGGCGGGCGGCAGTCGGCGCGGTCGATCCATTTTCTGTGCATGGTCGGGCTGGCGCTGTTCACCCTCGTCCACCTGACGCTGGTCATCCTGGCGGGCGCGATCAACGAGACTCGGTCGATGATCACCGGCTGGTGGCGCGTGCCCGAGGAGCCGAAGCCGTGA